The following proteins are encoded in a genomic region of Brachypodium distachyon strain Bd21 chromosome 1, Brachypodium_distachyon_v3.0, whole genome shotgun sequence:
- the LOC106865944 gene encoding AT-hook motif nuclear-localized protein 9, with product MDSSDPCYYIHHRPSPAATAQPPPTAAFDDFRHHVAASPAFSFQMPQDQEPMPQHHAASASASASAGASAEDPSEQVKKKRGRPRKYKPPPDGLSPPSSTSALVTVPATPGSGPGPGGSGGPSEKRRGRPPGSGKMQQLASLGKCFLGSVGTGFTPHVIIIPSGEDVAARIMSFSQQGPRAVCIMSATGAVSTATLHQDASSGSVITYEGRFEILCLSGSYLVIDDGGSRTRNGGLCIALCGADHRVIGGSVGGVLTAAGTVQVIVGSFMYSGSKKNKKGKAEQEAETEEANGGGEEEAPSLMTMPHEDLSSDAMMGGWPDMMRQMDSRSCSIDMNSVRE from the exons ATGGATTCCAGTGATCCCTGCTACTACATCCACCACCGCcccagccccgccgccaccgcccaacCGCCGCCAACCGCCGCCTTTGATGACTTCCGGCACCATGtcgctgcctcccccgccttcTCCTTCCAGATGCCCCAGGACCAAGAACCCATGCCGCAACAccacgccgcctccgcctccgcctccgcctccgcagGCGCCAGTGCCGAGGATCCCAGTGAGCAGGTAAAGAAGAAGCGGGGAAGGCCCCGCAAGTATAAGCCGCCGCCGGATGGTCTTtcgccgccttcctccacTTCTGCTTTGGTCACGGTGCCTGCCACGCCGGGAtcggggccggggccggggggCTCTGGAGGCCCTTccgagaagagaagaggacgGCCGCCTGGGTCTGGGAAGATGCAGCAGCTGGCTTCCCTCG GAAAATGTTTTCTTGGCTCTGTCGGAACAGGATTTACTCCTCATGTTATCATTATCCCCTCAGGAGAG GATGTTGCTGCCAGGATAATGTCCTTCTCACAACAAGGCCCAAGGGCAGTCTGCATCATGTCAGCAACTGGAGCTGTCTCCACAGCAACACTTCATCAGGATGCAAGCTCTGGCAGTGTAATTACATATGAG GGACGATTCGAAATCCTGTGCCTCTCTGGATCATATCTGGTAATAGATGATGGTGGTTCACGGACACGAAATGGAGGGCTATGCATAGCATTGTGTGGTGCTGATCACAGGGTTATTGGAGGGAGTGTTGGTGGAGTCCTTACTGCGGCTGGCACAGTTCAG GTGATTGTAGGGAGCTTCATGTATTCTGGGtcaaagaagaacaagaaaggaaaagcGGAACAAGAGGCTGAAACAGAGGAGGCCAATGGTGGTGGCGAAGAAGAGGCCCCGTCGTTGATGACGATGCCCCACGAGGACCTATCCTCTGATGCAATGATGGGCGGATGGCCTGACATGATGAGGCAGATGGATTCAAGGTCTTGCAGCATTGATATGAACTCGGTCCGGGAGTAG
- the LOC100833750 gene encoding AT-hook motif nuclear-localized protein 9, with the protein MDSRDSCYYIHHRPSPSLRPPATAQQPPTAAFDDYRHHVDASPAFSFQMLQDQEPMSQHHAASASASAGATAEDPSEQVKKKRGRPRKYNPPPDGLSPPSSSALVKVPATPGPGGSGGPSEKRRGRPPGSGKMQQLASLGKWFLGSVGTGFTPHVIIIPSGEDIAARIMSFSQQGPRAVCIMSATGAVSTPTLHQDASSGSAITYEGRFEILCLSGSYLVIDDGGSRTRNGGLCIALCGADHRVIGGSVGGVLTAAGTVQVIVGSFMYAGSKNKKGKAEQEAETEEANGSGEEETPSLMTMPHEDLSSDAMMSGWPDMMRQMDSRSCSIDMNSVRE; encoded by the exons ATGGATTCCAGGGATTCCTGCTACTACATCCACCACCGGCCCAGCCCCAGCCTCAGACCCCCCGCCACCGCCCAACAaccgccgaccgccgccttTGATGACTACCGGCACCATGTCGATGCCTCCCCCGCCTTCTCCTTCCAGATGCTCCAGGACCAAGAGCCCATGTCGCAACAccacgccgcctccgcctccgcctccgcagGCGCCACTGCCGAGGATCCTAGTGAGCAGGTAAAGAAGAAGCGGGGAAGGCCCCGTAAGTATAATCCGCCGCCGGATGGCCTTTCGCCGCCTTCCTCATCTGCTTTGGTCAAGGTGCCTGCCACGCCGGGACCGGGGGGCTCTGGAGGCCCTTccgagaagagaagaggacgGCCCCCTGGGTCTGGGAAGATGCAGCAACTGGCTTCCCTCG GAAAATGGTTTCTCGGATCGGTCGGAACAGGTTTTACTCCTCATGTTATCATCATCCCCTCAGGAGAG GATATTGCAGCAAGGATAATGTCCTTCTCACAACAAGGCCCAAGGGCAGTCTGCATCATGTCAGCAACTGGAGCTGTCTCCACACCAACACTTCATCAGGATGCAAGCTCTGGCAGTGCAATTACATATGAG GGACGATTCGAAATCCTGTGCCTCTCTGGATCATATCTGGTAATAGATGATGGTGGTTCACGAACTCGAAACGGAGGGCTATGCATAGCACTGTGTGGTGCTGATCATAGGGTTATTGGAGGGAGTGTTGGTGGAGTCCTTACTGCAGCTGGCACTGTTCAG GTGATTGTAGGGAGCTTCATGTATGCTGGGTCAAAgaacaagaaaggaaaagcGGAGcaagaggctgaaactgagGAGGCCAATGGCAGTGGTGAGGAAGAGACCCCATCGTTGATGACAATGCCCCATGAGGACCTATCATCTGATGCAATGATGAGTGGATGGCCTGACATGATGAGGCAGATGGATTCGAGATCTTGCAGCATTGATATGAACTCAGTCCGGGAGTAG
- the LOC100834060 gene encoding signal peptide peptidase-like 5: MAASAVLAVLLASALAGAAAGGDIVHQDDQVPKIPGCSNDFVLVKVQSWINGKEGDEYVGVGARFGPKIVSKEKHANRTILTLAEPIDCCTPQKYKVSGGVLLVQRGKCKFTKKAKLAEAAGASGMLIINHGHELYKMVCEKNETELDIHIPAVLLPNDAGVDLHSFLTTGKSVSVQLYSPDRPVVDTAEVFLWLMAVGTVLCASYWSAWSAREAVSEQEKLLKDGHEVSLNVEGGVTSGMIDINVISAIMFVVIASCFLLMLYKLMSAWFVDLLVVIFCIGGVEGLQTCLVALLSRWFKPAAESFVKVPFFGAISYLTIAVSPFCIVFAVLWAVFRQFAYAWIGQDILGIALIVTVIQIVRVPNLKVGSVLLSCAFLYDIFWVFVSKRWFHESVMIAVARGDRTDEDGVPMLLKIPRLFDPWGGYSIIGFGDILLPGLLVAFALRYDWTAKKSLRSGYFLWSALAYGTGLLITYVALNLMDGHGQPALLYIVPFTLGTLILLGWKRRELRNLWFKGEPERVCTHMHMNMMQPQLKNISGTGSSSSSS, translated from the exons ATGGCCGCTTCGGCGGTTTTGGCTGTGCTGTTGGCGTCCGCCCTGGCgggtgctgctgccggcggcgacatTGTACACCAGGACGACCAGGTCCCCAAGATCCCCGGCTGCTCCAACGACTTCGTCCTT GTGAAAGTACAAAGTTGGATCAATGGTAAGGAAGGTGATGAGTATGTTGGCGTCGGTGCTCGCTTTGGTCCCAAGATAGTGTCCAAGGAAAAACACGCAAATCGAACTATACTTACCTTGGCAGAACCGATTGATTGCTGCACTCCTCAAAAATACAAG GTTTCCGGTGGTGTTCTTTTAGTTCAAAGGGGGAAATGCAAGTTCACAAAAAAAGCAAAGCTCGCTGAAGCTGCTGGTGCTTCTGGCATGCTAATCATAAACCATGGGCACG AGCTCTACAAGATGGTCTGTGAAAAGAACGAAACAGAGCTTGATATACACATACCTGCAGTTCTTTTGCCAAATGATGCTGGAGTCGATTTACATTCGTTTCTTACAACTGGTAAATCAG TTTCTGTGCAGCTATACTCTCCAGATCGTCCTGTAGTCGATACAGCAGAGGTGTTCCTTTGGCTCATGGCTGTTGGCACTGTCCTTTGTGCATCATACTGGTCAGCATGGAGTGCTAGAGAAGCCGTTAGTGAACAGGAGAAGCTTCTGAAG GATGGACATGAAGTCTCACTGAATGTTGAGGGTGGAGTTACTAGTGGCATGATAGACATCAATGTGATATCAGCGATAATGTTTGTTGTGATTGCATCATGCTTCTTACTGATGCTTTACAAGCTGATGTCCGCCTGGTTTGTTGATCTACTAGTGGTAATCTTCTGCATCGGCGGTGTAGAG GGTCTGCAAACATGTTTGGTGGCTCTATTATCAAG ATGGTTTAAACCTGCCGCAGAATCTTTTGTGAAAGTACCGTTCTTTGGAGCTATTTCATACCTTACGATCGCAGTATCCCCATTTTGCATTGTGTTTGCTGTTCTATGGGCTGTTTTTCGCCAGTTTGCCTATGCTTGGATTGGGCAAGATATTCTT GGTATTGCTCTGATAGTTACCGTTATCCAAATTGTTAGAGTACCTAACCTCAAG GTTGGTTCAGTTCTTCTCAGCTGTGCTTTCTTGTATGACATCTTCTGGGTGTTTGTCTCCAAAAGGTGGTTTCATGAGAGTGTGATGATTGCG GTTGCACGTGGTGATAGAACTGATGAAGATGGTGTGCCCATGTTGCTAAAAATCCCACGGTTGTTTGATCCATGGGGTGGATACAGTATCATTGGCTTCGGCGACATTCTTCTTCCTGGGCTGTTGGTTGCATTCGCATTAAG ATATGATTGGACTGCCAAGAAAAGCTTACGGTCTGGTTACTTTCTGTGGTCAGCTTTGGCCTATGGTACTG GACTTCTTATAACATACGTTGCATTGAACCTTATGGATGGGCATGGACAACCCGCTCTGCTCTACATTGTGCCTTTCACACTGG GCACGTTGATATTGCTTGGGTGGAAGAGAAGGGAGCTGCGGAACCTGTGGTTCAAGGGAGAGCCAGAGAGGGTGTGCACGCATATGCATATGAATATGATGCAGCCTCAGCTGAAGAATATATCTGGGACCgggtcgtcgtcttcttcctcgtag
- the LOC100834366 gene encoding phosphatidylinositol 4-phosphate 5-kinase 9, whose protein sequence is MTASVANHLQGISHTQPPAIDLPHTLENQNAASTTNSAGLTRAGELKLSNGDIYSGALSGEIPEGSGRYIWSDSCCMYEGEWRRGMRHGQGRTLWPSGAIYQGEYSGGYMDGEGTYVGSSSYKGRWKLNRKHGLGLQTFPNGDIFQGSWVQGQMEGHGRYTWANGNTYVGTMRNGLMSGKGILTWNNGDSFQGSWLDGMMHGYGLYTWEDSGYYLGTWTRGFKDGKGTFYPKCCRVPAAHQLYINDLRKRGVLPDISNILRSSSFDMTEGTNRESAGALSRRNLSFEQPPSKKASLQRRWSIGVAIEKLIGHEASASSEIQSCENMADSNFPILEREYAQGVLISEVVLNKSFLDSSKNVKRRQRKIVRDIKRPGETIIKGHRSYDLMLSLQLGIRYTVGKITPIQRREVRASDYGPRASFWMNFPKEGSRLTPSHRAIDFKWKDYCPMVFRNLREMFKIDTADYMISICGSDALRELSSPGKSGSIFFLSQDDRFMIKTLRKSEVQVLLRMLPEYYRHVHTYENTLVTKFFGLHRVKPSSGQKFRFVVMGNMFCTELRIHRRFDLKGSSLGRSTDKIEIDENTTLKDLDLNYSFYLEHSWRDTLLKQIETDSEFLRNQDIMDYSLLLGFHYRGRQNLERGASCHENIVPDRLTVLSEQDAVEEDSAYNYREGLVLVQRGSDQKGKVAVGPHIRGSRLRSSSASFEEVDLLLPGTARLQIQLGVNMPARAEKEDGEKSFRQVYDVVLYIGIIDILQEYNMRKKIEHAYKSIKYDPLSISVVEPKFYCERFLRFIHTIFPQNS, encoded by the exons ATGACAGCCTCTGTGGCCAACCACCTTCAAGGTATCTCCCACACTCAGCCACCAGCAATTGACCTCCCACACACTCTGGAGAATCAAAATGCTGCTTCCACAACGAATTCTGCTGGCCTTACTAGAGCTGGAGAGCTCAAACTATCCAATGGGGATATCTACTCCGGCGCGTTGTCAGGGGAAATACCTGAGGGTTCAGGGCGGTACATCTGGTCGGATAGTTGCTGCATGTATGAGGGTGAGTGGAGGAGAGGGATGAGGCATGGCCAAGGAAGGACACTGTGGCCGTCAGGAGCCATCTACCAAGGCGAATACTCTGGGGGCTACATGGATGGTGAAGGAACATATGTTGGATCCTCTTCTTACAAGGGGCGCTGGAAGCTGAACCGTAAGCATGGCCTTGGTCTTCAGACCTTTCCGAATGGAGACATCTTCCAAGGTTCCTGGGTTCAGGGACAGATGGAAGGCCATGGCAGGTATACCTGGGCAAATGGCAACACCTATGTTGGCACCATGAGGAATGGACTCATGTCCGGCAAAGGGATTCTCACGTGGAACAACGGGGACTCATTTCAAGGGAGCTGGTTAGATGGCATGATGCATGGTTATGGATTATATACGTGGGAGGACAGTGGATACTATCTAGGAACCTGGACCAGGGGATTCAAGGATGGTAAAGGCACATTCTATCCAAAATGTTGCAGAGTTCCTGCTGCCCACCAGCTCTACATAAATGATTTAAGGAAGAGAGGTGTGCTACCTGACATCTCAAATATCCTTCGCTCGTCTTCCTTTGACATGACGGAAGGCACAAATCGAGAATCTGCAGGTGCTTTGTCCAGAAGAAACTTGAGTTTTGAGCAGCCTCCCTCGAAGAAGGCATCTTTACAAAGACGCTGGAGTATCGGAGTGGCTATTGAGAAACTCATCGGTCATGAAGCGAGTGCAAGTTCTGAAATACAAAGCTGTGAAAACATGGCTGATTCTAACTTCCCTATACTCGAAAGGGAATACGCACAGGGTGTTCTAATCAGCGAGGTTGTACTGAATAAGAGCTTCTTGGATTCATCCAAAAATGTGAAGCGTCGCCAGAGGAAGATTGTGAGGGATATCAAAAGGCCTGGAGAGACAATAATTAAAGGACACAGGAGCTATGACCTAATGCTCAGTCTGCAGCTTGGAATCAG GTACACAGTTGGAAAGATCACACCAATTCAGAGGCGTGAAGTGCGAGCTTCCGATTATGGCCCCAGAGCTAGTTTTTGGATGAACTTCCCCAAAGAAGGATCACGACTTACTCCTTCACATCGTGCCATAGATTTTAAATGGAAGGACTACTGTCCAATGGTTTTCAG AAATTTGAGGGAGATGTTCAAGATTGATACAGCAGATTATATGATTTCCATTTGTGGAAGTGATGCACTTAGGGAGCTATCTTCTCCTGGAAAGAGTggaagtatttttttcttatcaCAAGACGACCGGTTTATGATCAAGACTCTTCGGAAATCAGAAGTGCAG GTTCTTTTGCGTATGCTTCCAGAGTATTATCGTCATGTCCACACTTATGAGAACACTCTTGTAACCAAATTTTTTGGTCTCCACAGGGTGAAACCTTCAAGTGGTCAAAAG TTCCGGTTTGTAGTGATGGGAAACATGTTCTGCACAGAACTTAGAATTCATCGAAGATTTGATCTGAAAGGTTCATCTTTGGGCCGTTCTACGGACAAAATTGAAATTGATGAGAACACAACACTGAAAGACTTGGACCTGAACTATTCGTTCTATCTTGAGCATTCTTGGAGGGATACTTTGCTTAA GCAAATCGAGACCGACAGCGAATTTCTAAGGAACCAGGATATAATGGATTACAGTTTGCTTCTTGGTTTCCATTACCGAGGTCGACAGAACCTAGAAAGAGGAGCATCATGTCATGAAAACATTGTGCCAGATAGACTAACCGTTCTTTCAGAACAAG ATGCTGTGGAAGAGGATTCTGCTTATAACTATCGAGAAGGCCTGGTTTTGGTGCAACGAGGTAGCGACCAAAAGGGTAAAGTCGCCGTTGGCCCTCACATAAGGGGGAGCCGCCTGCGCTCGTCATCTGCTAGTTTTGAGGAAGTAGATCTTTTGCTTCCAGGCACAGCaag GCTTCAGATCCAGCTAGGGGTGAACATGCCGGCGAGAGCCGAGAAAGAAGATGGCGAAAAATCATTCCGTCAGGTGTATGATGTGGTGCTCTACATAGGGATCATTGATATTCTGCAGGAGTACAacatgaggaagaagattgagcatgcatacaagtccatcaagtATGACCCCTTGTCAATATCTGTCGTTGAACCAAAATTCTACTGTGAGCGCTTCCTCAGATTCATCCACACCATCTTTCCACAAAACTCGTAG